A region from the Rufibacter sp. DG15C genome encodes:
- a CDS encoding ribonucleoside-diphosphate reductase subunit alpha — MLVVKRDGRRESVKFDKITARIEKLCYGLNMSFVSPIEVAKKVIDGIYDGVTTVELDNLAAETSASMTTKHPDYAILAARIAISSLHKVTQKSFFNTMKQLYTYVDPKTGENASLIAKDVFDIIKKNAAMLDSSIIYDRDYNYDYFGYKTLERSYLLRAHGKVIERPQHMLMRVAVGIHKEDIESAIITYNLMSEKWFTHATPTLFNAGTPKPQLSSCFLLTMKEDSIPGIYDTLKNCALISQSAGGIGLAAHNIRATGSYIKGTNGTSNGLVPMLKVFNDTARYVDQGGGKRKGAFAIYLEPWHADIFDFLDLRKNHGKEEMRTRDLFLALWTPDLFMKRVEANGDWSLMCPNECPGLSDTWGKDFERLYEKYEKEGKARKTIKAQELWFAILESQTETGTPYMLFKDHANGKSNQQNLGTIKSSNLCTEIIEYTDADEIAVCNLASLALPRYIKEENGVKKFDHDKLYEVTYTVTKNLNKVIDVNYYPVPEAKKSNMRHRPIGLGVQGLADAFLLLRMPFESEEAARLNKEIFETIYFAAMTASKDLAKVEGPYETFEGSPISRGIFQFDMWGVTPESGRWDWEALRQEVVEHGVRNSLLVAPMPTASTSQILGNNEGFEPYTSNIYVRRVLSGEFMIVNKHLLNDLIALNLWNDQMKSAIISANGSVQNIPNIPQNIKDLYKTVWEISQRTIIDMSADRGAYICQSQSLNLHVSNVNFGKLTSMHFHSWKRGLKTGMYYLRTKAAADAIKFTVEKQAAETLAPMYNNVEQNQSDMACSLDNPDACEACGS, encoded by the coding sequence ATGTTAGTTGTAAAGAGAGACGGCCGCAGGGAGTCGGTCAAGTTTGATAAGATCACGGCCCGCATAGAGAAACTGTGCTACGGCCTGAACATGTCGTTTGTGAGCCCTATTGAAGTTGCCAAAAAGGTAATTGACGGGATTTATGACGGCGTGACCACGGTGGAGTTGGACAACCTGGCGGCAGAGACCTCGGCGTCTATGACCACCAAGCACCCAGACTATGCTATTCTGGCGGCGCGCATTGCCATCTCCAGCCTGCACAAGGTAACCCAGAAGTCGTTCTTCAACACCATGAAACAGCTCTACACTTATGTAGATCCTAAGACGGGTGAGAATGCTTCTCTCATTGCCAAGGACGTGTTTGACATCATCAAGAAAAACGCGGCCATGCTAGACTCTAGCATCATCTATGACCGTGACTACAACTATGACTACTTCGGGTACAAGACCCTGGAGCGTTCTTACTTGTTGCGCGCGCATGGCAAAGTGATTGAGCGCCCACAGCACATGCTTATGCGGGTGGCGGTGGGTATCCACAAAGAAGATATTGAGTCGGCCATCATCACCTACAACTTAATGTCTGAGAAGTGGTTCACGCACGCGACGCCAACCCTTTTCAACGCTGGTACGCCTAAGCCGCAGTTGTCTTCTTGCTTCTTGTTGACCATGAAAGAGGACAGCATTCCGGGTATCTATGACACACTTAAGAACTGTGCCTTAATCTCACAGAGCGCGGGTGGTATTGGTTTGGCGGCGCATAACATCAGAGCCACGGGTTCATACATCAAAGGCACCAACGGGACGTCCAATGGTTTGGTACCAATGCTGAAGGTGTTCAATGACACGGCCCGCTACGTGGACCAGGGCGGCGGAAAGCGTAAAGGTGCGTTTGCCATCTACCTGGAGCCGTGGCACGCTGATATCTTTGATTTCTTGGATCTGCGCAAGAACCACGGTAAAGAAGAGATGCGTACCCGTGACTTGTTCCTGGCCCTTTGGACGCCAGATTTGTTCATGAAGCGCGTAGAAGCCAACGGCGACTGGAGCTTGATGTGCCCGAACGAATGCCCAGGCCTTTCTGACACCTGGGGTAAGGACTTTGAGCGTCTCTATGAGAAATACGAGAAGGAAGGCAAGGCCCGCAAGACCATCAAAGCGCAGGAACTGTGGTTCGCTATTCTAGAATCTCAGACCGAGACGGGTACCCCTTATATGCTGTTTAAAGACCACGCCAACGGCAAGTCTAACCAGCAGAACCTAGGTACTATCAAGAGCTCTAACCTATGTACTGAGATTATTGAGTACACAGACGCCGATGAGATTGCCGTGTGTAACCTGGCCTCGCTTGCCTTGCCGCGCTACATTAAAGAAGAAAACGGGGTTAAGAAATTTGACCACGACAAACTATACGAGGTTACCTACACCGTCACCAAGAACCTGAACAAGGTGATTGACGTGAACTACTATCCGGTGCCAGAGGCCAAGAAGTCTAACATGCGCCATCGTCCAATTGGTCTAGGTGTGCAAGGCTTGGCAGATGCGTTCTTGTTATTGAGAATGCCGTTTGAGAGCGAAGAAGCGGCCCGCCTGAACAAGGAAATCTTTGAGACCATCTACTTTGCGGCTATGACAGCCTCTAAGGATTTGGCCAAAGTAGAAGGACCGTATGAGACCTTTGAAGGTTCGCCTATCAGCAGAGGCATCTTCCAGTTTGACATGTGGGGCGTAACGCCAGAAAGCGGTCGTTGGGACTGGGAGGCCTTGCGCCAGGAAGTAGTAGAGCATGGTGTGCGTAACTCACTATTGGTTGCTCCTATGCCTACGGCTTCTACCTCGCAGATTTTGGGTAACAATGAAGGGTTTGAGCCATACACGTCTAACATTTATGTGCGCCGTGTGTTGAGTGGCGAGTTCATGATTGTGAACAAGCACTTGCTCAATGACCTGATTGCCTTGAACCTCTGGAATGACCAGATGAAGAGCGCCATCATCTCGGCGAACGGCTCTGTGCAGAACATCCCTAACATTCCGCAGAACATCAAAGACCTGTACAAGACAGTGTGGGAGATCAGCCAGCGCACCATCATTGACATGTCTGCCGACCGCGGCGCGTACATCTGCCAAAGCCAAAGCCTGAACCTGCACGTGTCTAACGTGAACTTCGGGAAGCTGACGTCTATGCACTTCCATAGCTGGAAGCGCGGCCTCAAAACCGGTATGTACTACCTGCGCACCAAAGCCGCCGCAGACGCCATCAAGTTCACCGTTGAGAAACAAGCCGCCGAAACCCTGGCCCCTATGTATAACAATGTGGAACAGAACCAAAGCGACATGGCCTGCTCTCTGGACAACCCAGACGCTTGCGAAGCTTGCGGTAGCTAA
- a CDS encoding cyclase family protein, with the protein MLSSTATISYQGQAYQFNPLQPLDISLPLQAGPENVNCFWAEPVQVDTIVVGSFVGSVALGGSTNYQRVHLTPHGNGTHTECYGHISPDPAATLDKCLSRFLFVAQVVSAMPQQQENGDSVVVASDVIAQLSLENLPEALILRTFPNTDAKRTAQYSGTNPTYIEPALAHFLADNGVEHLLLDLPSVDREEDGGELLAHHAFWQYPSATRLASTITELIFVPDAVADGLYLLNLQVTSLVLDASPSKPVLYALTQAASSEGALPSLH; encoded by the coding sequence ATGCTTTCTTCTACCGCCACCATATCGTATCAAGGCCAAGCCTACCAGTTCAACCCCTTGCAGCCCCTGGATATTTCTTTGCCGTTGCAGGCTGGGCCAGAGAATGTGAATTGCTTTTGGGCCGAGCCGGTGCAAGTAGACACCATCGTAGTCGGCAGTTTTGTAGGCAGTGTAGCGCTAGGAGGGTCCACCAACTATCAGCGCGTGCACCTCACACCGCACGGCAACGGCACCCACACCGAGTGCTATGGCCACATCTCCCCAGATCCCGCCGCTACCTTAGACAAATGCCTATCACGGTTTCTGTTTGTAGCGCAGGTGGTTTCTGCCATGCCGCAACAACAGGAGAACGGCGATTCAGTAGTAGTGGCTTCTGATGTGATTGCACAACTGTCTTTGGAGAACTTACCAGAGGCACTCATCTTACGCACTTTCCCCAATACAGACGCGAAACGAACTGCGCAGTACTCGGGCACCAATCCTACTTATATAGAACCAGCCTTGGCTCACTTTCTGGCAGACAATGGCGTAGAGCATTTGCTGTTGGATTTACCGTCTGTAGATAGAGAAGAAGATGGCGGGGAGTTGTTGGCGCATCATGCCTTCTGGCAATATCCAAGTGCTACGCGGTTGGCATCTACTATTACGGAGTTGATTTTTGTGCCGGACGCGGTGGCGGATGGTTTGTACCTGTTGAATTTGCAGGTGACCAGTTTGGTGTTGGATGCTAGCCCTAGCAAGCCGGTCTTGTATGCATTAACCCAAGCGGCTAGTAGTGAAGGTGCGCTTCCAAGCTTGCATTAA
- the rpmA gene encoding 50S ribosomal protein L27 has protein sequence MAHKKGVGSSNNGRESHSKRLGVKIFGGQAIIAGNIIVRQRGTAHHPGANVGIGKDHTLFALTDGVVAFRKGAKNRSYVSVLPREVEAAKVSTTPSEEVTA, from the coding sequence ATGGCTCACAAAAAAGGTGTCGGTAGTTCTAACAACGGCCGCGAATCTCATTCCAAACGCCTAGGCGTTAAAATCTTCGGTGGCCAAGCCATCATTGCAGGCAACATTATCGTGCGTCAGCGCGGTACTGCCCATCACCCAGGCGCTAACGTAGGTATTGGCAAAGACCATACCTTGTTCGCTTTGACAGATGGCGTGGTTGCTTTCAGAAAAGGTGCTAAGAACCGTTCTTACGTATCTGTTCTTCCAAGAGAAGTAGAAGCTGCTAAAGTATCTACTACTCCTTCAGAAGAAGTAACTGCCTAA
- a CDS encoding Hsp20/alpha crystallin family protein has translation MKLIKDKKFLQNIAHYIDVTNTIGGGVVQPQVRLQKGKKEAVLQVLLPSVQVEQCQVLLDKNQLTVMALHRNEDYPVLQAPLFHQEFVLPANVDYAQMRVVHKGHELRVHLPYLPSGPRLLDIEQL, from the coding sequence ATGAAGTTGATAAAAGATAAAAAGTTCTTACAGAACATTGCCCATTACATAGACGTGACCAATACCATTGGCGGCGGCGTGGTGCAGCCGCAGGTTCGGTTACAGAAAGGCAAGAAAGAGGCGGTACTACAAGTATTGCTGCCCAGCGTGCAGGTAGAACAGTGCCAGGTCCTTCTGGATAAAAACCAACTAACGGTCATGGCGCTGCACCGCAACGAGGACTACCCCGTCCTGCAGGCACCTTTGTTTCATCAAGAGTTTGTGTTACCGGCCAATGTGGACTACGCCCAGATGCGGGTAGTGCACAAAGGACATGAGTTGCGGGTACACCTGCCGTACCTGCCATCGGGACCCAGATTGTTGGACATTGAGCAATTGTAA
- a CDS encoding DUF3298 and DUF4163 domain-containing protein — protein MKKYFSALLMLLTGIAFSCQTPSNESGTDPETSATVESEEAEALTFISQRVERPEKPCPKDSCAEVELQYLVAKGEPAALRDSLNQYMQRYLLSLQLMHNPDASLAPREDAAKVVAEQFVQQQADFRKDFPDAGARAGWYMTVSSKPLHQTDQLVSLQIKSEGYSGGAHGYAMTILQTFDSTGHALKITELVTDTVQLRKLVEQEFRKVRKLPATHFRRQGFYTQQGRLPFPQNAALTVDGLLLYYNAYEVNAYAFGPTELLLPYTQLQTLLKPAFLPKE, from the coding sequence ATGAAGAAGTACTTTTCTGCATTGTTGATGCTATTAACTGGTATCGCCTTTTCGTGTCAAACGCCAAGCAATGAATCTGGGACCGATCCCGAGACTTCTGCCACTGTTGAGTCTGAAGAAGCCGAGGCGCTGACTTTTATTTCGCAGCGGGTAGAGCGGCCAGAGAAGCCCTGCCCGAAAGACAGCTGTGCCGAGGTGGAATTGCAGTATCTAGTAGCCAAAGGAGAACCAGCGGCTTTGCGAGACTCGTTGAACCAGTACATGCAACGGTACCTGCTGAGCCTGCAACTCATGCACAACCCAGACGCCAGCCTGGCACCCAGAGAGGACGCCGCCAAGGTGGTGGCCGAGCAGTTTGTGCAGCAGCAGGCAGACTTCCGGAAAGATTTCCCAGACGCGGGCGCCAGGGCGGGTTGGTACATGACCGTTTCTTCTAAGCCGCTGCACCAGACAGACCAACTGGTTTCTCTGCAGATTAAGAGCGAAGGCTACAGCGGCGGTGCGCACGGCTATGCCATGACCATTCTGCAAACCTTTGACAGCACCGGCCACGCGCTCAAAATCACAGAACTGGTGACAGACACGGTACAACTTAGAAAGCTGGTAGAGCAGGAGTTCAGGAAGGTGCGCAAATTGCCAGCCACCCATTTCAGAAGACAGGGCTTCTACACCCAGCAAGGCCGCTTGCCGTTTCCGCAAAACGCCGCTCTTACGGTAGACGGTCTGCTACTGTATTACAACGCTTATGAGGTGAACGCCTACGCGTTTGGGCCCACAGAATTGCTATTGCCTTATACGCAGTTACAGACATTGCTTAAGCCAGCGTTTCTACCCAAAGAGTAA
- a CDS encoding T9SS type A sorting domain-containing protein, whose product MANFYYTSYKQKILLASLFFLLLYLSGIQVSWGQGQESWTEQKSGFTVASRGIAALDAVNENVAWAVAYNGTTGSTTSLNEFTRTTNGGTTWVKGTIGTEPNAVISNISALSATEAWAGLWGATATHKGIFHTTDGGVTWTKQATALYAGSSSYINWVSFLDANQGATGGDPVNGFFEVYTTVNGGQTWTLVPTANMPAALTEEYGLTDNFTRNGSNLWFGTTKGRLFRSTDNGLTWTVSAPFNENVTLTRMAFADNGSGIVAGVDRTNNNLMVNRTTNKGTDWTGARAQTLGGVSPNDIAYVPGTISTFVAVGSFSTFKGSSYSRDGGVSWTLIDQETHLDVDFVNATTGWSGAFTRANGDGGMFKFSGNLAQTVSGNPLNWTEKTNVFTTTNRGVRSLNVLNDNVVWAVPYNSTTPNTPMVEFVRTADGGATWVNGSLAGLPANAALSNISAVSALEAFATVNADAGIRGIYHTTNGGQSWVRQSATFANASSYVNSVTFSSATNGVALGDPADGYFEVYTTTTGGQTWTRVPQNNLPAVLANEYSLTNNFSRNGNTVWFGTTSGRVFKSTNNGLNWTVSAPFATNVSTTNTAFADNGTGIALGVENETNYMLISRTTDGGATWSTPEYQAPGGISANALVYVPGTTSTFVVSGSRLGWNGTAYTTNGGLTWTLLDQAVQHLEVAFSSPTNGWSGGFNKLFKFSGSFAGSLTGLRDEQLANAVQVYPNPATKEFSITSTSTTRNALVRLYNMNGQLILEQPLPTASKKLQVGHLPKGMYILHVIDQKKVGQQRVLIQ is encoded by the coding sequence ATGGCAAACTTCTACTACACTTCTTACAAGCAGAAAATCTTGCTAGCCAGTCTATTCTTCCTCTTGTTGTACCTAAGCGGCATTCAAGTGAGTTGGGGACAAGGCCAGGAAAGCTGGACAGAACAGAAATCAGGGTTTACAGTAGCCAGTCGGGGCATAGCGGCCTTGGATGCGGTCAATGAAAACGTGGCCTGGGCCGTGGCCTACAACGGCACCACCGGCAGCACCACTAGCCTCAATGAGTTTACCCGCACCACCAACGGGGGCACCACCTGGGTGAAAGGCACCATCGGTACGGAGCCCAACGCCGTCATCTCCAACATTTCTGCCTTAAGCGCCACCGAAGCCTGGGCAGGTCTCTGGGGAGCTACGGCTACCCACAAAGGCATCTTCCATACCACAGACGGAGGCGTGACCTGGACAAAACAAGCCACCGCGCTTTATGCCGGGTCCAGTTCTTACATTAACTGGGTTTCGTTTCTAGATGCCAACCAAGGCGCTACCGGCGGAGACCCTGTAAACGGCTTCTTTGAGGTGTACACAACGGTGAATGGTGGCCAAACCTGGACGCTGGTACCTACCGCCAACATGCCTGCCGCCCTAACAGAGGAGTATGGCCTTACAGACAACTTCACCAGAAACGGAAGCAACCTCTGGTTTGGCACCACCAAAGGAAGACTCTTCAGGAGCACAGACAATGGTTTGACCTGGACGGTGTCTGCGCCCTTCAATGAAAATGTGACCCTAACTAGAATGGCTTTTGCAGACAATGGCAGCGGCATTGTGGCGGGCGTTGACCGGACCAACAACAACTTGATGGTTAACCGCACCACCAACAAAGGCACAGACTGGACCGGGGCCAGAGCGCAAACCTTGGGCGGCGTCTCACCGAATGACATTGCCTATGTCCCCGGTACCATCAGTACGTTTGTTGCCGTGGGCTCCTTTTCTACTTTTAAAGGGTCTAGCTACAGCAGGGACGGCGGCGTGAGCTGGACGCTCATTGACCAGGAAACCCATCTGGACGTGGACTTTGTAAACGCTACCACAGGCTGGTCTGGCGCCTTTACCAGAGCCAACGGAGACGGCGGCATGTTTAAGTTTTCTGGCAACTTGGCGCAGACGGTTTCTGGCAACCCTTTAAACTGGACAGAAAAAACCAATGTCTTTACCACTACCAACAGGGGGGTTAGGTCTTTGAATGTGCTCAATGACAACGTGGTGTGGGCCGTCCCTTACAACAGCACCACTCCCAACACGCCCATGGTTGAGTTTGTGAGAACCGCAGATGGCGGCGCCACCTGGGTAAACGGATCCCTTGCTGGACTTCCGGCTAACGCGGCGCTTAGCAACATTTCTGCAGTAAGTGCCTTAGAGGCCTTTGCCACTGTCAATGCAGACGCTGGCATTAGAGGCATTTACCATACCACCAACGGCGGGCAGTCGTGGGTACGCCAGTCAGCGACGTTTGCAAACGCTTCTTCCTATGTGAACTCGGTTACCTTCTCCAGCGCCACCAACGGCGTGGCATTAGGTGATCCGGCAGACGGCTATTTTGAAGTGTACACCACCACCACCGGGGGGCAGACCTGGACCCGCGTACCGCAGAATAATCTACCTGCCGTGTTGGCCAATGAGTATAGCCTCACCAATAATTTTTCCAGAAACGGTAACACGGTTTGGTTTGGCACCACTAGCGGCAGGGTCTTTAAAAGCACCAACAACGGGCTTAACTGGACGGTGTCTGCCCCGTTTGCCACTAACGTTTCTACCACCAACACAGCCTTTGCAGACAATGGTACCGGCATTGCCTTGGGGGTAGAAAATGAGACCAACTACATGCTCATTTCCCGTACCACAGACGGAGGCGCCACCTGGAGCACGCCCGAGTATCAGGCACCCGGAGGCATCTCTGCCAACGCGCTGGTATACGTGCCCGGCACTACCAGTACGTTTGTGGTATCTGGCTCACGTCTAGGTTGGAACGGTACTGCCTACACCACCAACGGCGGGCTTACCTGGACATTGCTTGACCAAGCAGTGCAGCATTTAGAAGTGGCCTTCAGTAGCCCTACCAACGGGTGGAGCGGCGGCTTCAACAAGCTGTTCAAGTTCTCTGGGTCTTTTGCGGGGAGCTTGACCGGTCTACGTGATGAACAGCTGGCCAATGCCGTGCAGGTCTATCCAAACCCGGCCACCAAAGAGTTTTCTATTACCAGCACTAGCACCACCAGAAACGCGCTGGTGAGATTATACAACATGAACGGACAACTGATCTTAGAACAGCCTCTGCCCACCGCGTCTAAGAAACTACAGGTAGGCCATTTGCCCAAAGGCATGTATATCCTGCATGTGATAGACCAAAAGAAAGTGGGCCAGCAACGAGTGTTGATCCAGTAA
- a CDS encoding Hsp20/alpha crystallin family protein translates to MAIQRYNGGFDDMMPQSFSTMLDRFFQDSVSNRDRMNRFSPQVDTCETEKGFEIEVSLPGLKKEDISLDFQQGRLTISGERQFNQEKKEKRYHMVESQYGSFSRSFQLPDIVDANNIEAVFENGVLHVTVPKDERKTSRQRIEVREGKGKASNMRLENKNANQFEEANAPIKETASKKQKSNHH, encoded by the coding sequence ATGGCCATTCAACGTTATAACGGCGGCTTTGATGACATGATGCCACAAAGCTTCAGCACTATGCTGGACCGTTTTTTCCAAGACTCTGTAAGCAACCGCGATCGGATGAACCGCTTTAGCCCACAGGTAGACACCTGCGAGACTGAGAAAGGGTTTGAGATTGAAGTTTCCCTGCCTGGCCTCAAAAAAGAGGACATCTCCCTTGATTTCCAACAAGGCAGACTCACCATCTCTGGAGAGCGCCAGTTCAACCAAGAGAAGAAAGAGAAACGCTACCACATGGTGGAAAGCCAGTACGGCTCTTTCTCACGTTCCTTCCAGTTGCCAGACATTGTAGACGCTAACAACATTGAAGCTGTCTTTGAAAACGGCGTATTGCATGTGACCGTGCCAAAAGATGAGCGCAAAACCTCACGCCAGCGCATTGAGGTGCGGGAAGGCAAAGGCAAGGCTTCTAACATGCGGCTAGAAAACAAAAACGCGAACCAATTTGAGGAAGCGAATGCCCCTATCAAGGAAACCGCTTCTAAAAAACAGAAAAGCAATCACCACTAA
- a CDS encoding ribonucleoside-diphosphate reductase small subunit has product MEPILQENPNRFVLFPIQNDAVWQMYKQAEASFWTAEEIDLTQDNKDWEKLNDGERHFISHVLAFFAASDGIVNENLAINFMQEVQMPEARCFYGFQIMMENIHSETYSLLIDTYIKDPQEKDRLFNALETVPCVKKKGEWALKWINSENFTERLIAFAAVEGIFFSGSFCSIFWMKKRGLMPGLTFSNELISRDEGLHCDFACLLYSMLVNKLPEERVHSIIRDAVAIEQEFVTDALPVDLIGMNAKLMSQYIEFVADRLLVSLGCSKIYNSANPFDFMELISLQGKTNFFEKRVAEYQKSGVMSDRDSNVFSLDEDF; this is encoded by the coding sequence ATGGAGCCTATTTTACAAGAGAACCCTAACCGCTTTGTCCTGTTCCCCATCCAGAATGACGCCGTGTGGCAGATGTACAAACAGGCCGAAGCCAGCTTTTGGACCGCAGAGGAAATTGACCTGACCCAGGACAACAAGGACTGGGAGAAACTCAACGACGGCGAGCGTCACTTCATCTCGCACGTGTTGGCGTTCTTCGCGGCTTCTGACGGGATAGTAAACGAGAACCTGGCCATCAACTTCATGCAAGAGGTGCAGATGCCGGAGGCGCGTTGCTTCTACGGGTTCCAGATCATGATGGAGAACATCCACTCTGAGACCTACTCTCTTTTAATAGACACTTATATAAAGGACCCGCAAGAGAAAGACCGTTTGTTCAACGCCCTGGAGACCGTGCCATGCGTGAAGAAAAAAGGCGAGTGGGCCCTTAAGTGGATCAACTCTGAGAACTTCACGGAGCGTTTGATTGCCTTTGCGGCGGTAGAGGGTATTTTCTTCTCTGGTTCTTTCTGCTCTATCTTCTGGATGAAGAAGCGCGGCTTGATGCCGGGCCTTACCTTCTCTAATGAATTGATTTCCAGAGACGAAGGATTGCACTGCGATTTTGCCTGCCTGCTATACTCAATGTTAGTAAACAAGCTACCAGAAGAGCGCGTACATAGCATCATTAGAGACGCGGTGGCCATTGAACAGGAGTTTGTGACAGATGCGTTGCCGGTAGACCTGATTGGAATGAACGCAAAACTGATGAGCCAATACATTGAGTTTGTGGCTGACCGCCTGCTGGTTTCTTTGGGCTGTAGCAAGATTTACAATTCCGCTAATCCATTTGACTTCATGGAGCTTATCTCCCTGCAAGGCAAAACCAACTTCTTTGAGAAACGCGTGGCCGAATACCAGAAATCTGGCGTGATGAGCGACCGTGACTCTAACGTATTCTCCCTGGACGAAGACTTCTAG
- the rplU gene encoding 50S ribosomal protein L21 produces MYAIVEIAGVQTKVESGKFFYTNKLSGNEGDAVEFANVLLTDNDGTLTLGAPFLDGVKVTGTIQGHSKADKVIIFKKKRRKGYKKKNGHRQQFTKVLINAIG; encoded by the coding sequence ATGTACGCAATTGTTGAAATCGCTGGGGTCCAGACGAAAGTAGAGAGCGGTAAGTTCTTCTACACTAACAAGCTTTCCGGCAATGAGGGTGACGCCGTAGAGTTCGCCAATGTTCTTTTGACTGATAATGACGGTACTTTAACCTTAGGCGCTCCGTTCTTGGACGGCGTGAAAGTGACTGGAACCATCCAGGGCCACTCTAAGGCTGACAAAGTGATCATCTTCAAGAAGAAAAGAAGAAAAGGCTACAAAAAGAAAAACGGTCACCGCCAACAGTTCACCAAAGTGTTGATCAACGCGATTGGTTAA
- a CDS encoding 2'-5' RNA ligase family protein: MTKPQSLSDQYDTLWRQAHHQFSQGSFELDPFLASKTPDTRRGITLLARPNPEVQTRIQEMLQRLKVVEPSQYYYPAQDLHLTLLSIISCLPDFDSRSIQAGDYCRLLQEALHGIQPFIIYYKGITASPSCIMVQGFPDGEGLQQLREQVRTAFKNSDLPHTIDQRYEIHTAHSTVLRFQAPLKNPAAFLSLLEQFRATDFGSFTIEQVELVYNDWYQRASNTQTLATFQL, from the coding sequence ATGACCAAACCCCAATCTCTTTCTGACCAGTATGACACGCTCTGGCGACAGGCGCATCATCAGTTCTCCCAAGGAAGTTTTGAACTAGACCCATTCTTAGCCAGCAAAACTCCAGACACCAGAAGAGGCATCACGCTACTCGCCCGACCAAACCCTGAAGTGCAGACGCGTATCCAAGAGATGTTGCAACGTTTGAAAGTTGTTGAGCCTTCGCAGTATTACTACCCCGCCCAGGACCTACACTTGACCCTTCTTTCCATCATCTCTTGCTTACCTGACTTTGATTCAAGGTCTATTCAGGCAGGTGACTATTGCCGGTTGTTACAAGAAGCATTACATGGTATCCAGCCTTTTATCATTTATTACAAAGGCATAACGGCTTCTCCCTCGTGTATCATGGTGCAAGGCTTTCCGGATGGCGAGGGTTTGCAACAGCTGCGGGAGCAAGTGCGCACGGCCTTTAAGAATTCTGACCTGCCTCACACCATTGACCAACGCTACGAAATTCACACCGCCCATAGCACGGTGCTTAGGTTTCAGGCACCGTTAAAAAACCCAGCAGCTTTCCTGAGTCTGTTAGAGCAATTTAGGGCGACCGATTTTGGCAGTTTTACAATTGAACAAGTAGAACTGGTGTACAATGATTGGTACCAGCGGGCCAGCAACACGCAGACGTTGGCTACTTTCCAGTTGTGA